The Coregonus clupeaformis isolate EN_2021a unplaced genomic scaffold, ASM2061545v1 scaf0613, whole genome shotgun sequence genomic interval TGGGATGAACGCTCattgtagaggaggaggaggaggaggaggaggaggaggaggaggagggaagaagaagaagagtgggaggaggaagaggaagaagagggtgaagatgaagaagaggaagaagaggaagttGGTGATTTGTTGAATTCTGTAGTAGAAGAAGCTACCTGGGATACTCCTCATCTTGGTAAGTGGTGACAGAAAGGTGAGGTTAAAATAACTTGggacgtcccaaatggcaccctattccctatatagtgtaatgtagagagggagacagatttaTCTAACCAATCTGTCCGTCCCCCGGGGGTATACGTATGTAGGCTGGAGTCAGGAGCTTAGACTGCTACACCAGACTCCggacatagggctctggtcaaaagtagtgcaccatatagggaataccTGGCACCTGGTTCCACACAATAGCATGTACGCTACATACCATTAGTGATGGACCTATTTGACCCACTGGTTCCACACAATAGCATGTACGCTACATACCATTAGTGATGGACCTATTTGACCCACtgaactctcttctctccacagGAATGAGTCCTAACTCCTGCCACGGTAGTGAGGGAACTCCCTCAACACCAGGAGTGCTGGAACAACACCACCAGGAGAAACAGAAGAAACAGGGGAGCAAACGGAAGAAGGGTCCAGAACAAAAGCAGCCGAAGAAAGAAGAGAAACCAAAGAAGGAAAAGAAACCGAAGCAGAAGAAAGCTAAGGTGACCCATCGCTGCTTTAAAtgtggagagggattctcccgtATCTACGACATGCTCTTACACCAGACCATTCATAGATGGAACGGCCATGTTGAAAACCAAGAAGGTTCACCGCTGCTTAACGTGTGGATACGAAGCATCCGATGCACATAAACTCATGATGCacgaggacacacacaggagagaagcctttccactgctcTTTGTGTGGGAAGAGATTCGCTCAGAAAGGAAATCTGAAAATACACCAGAGTGTGCACAAAGGTGAGAACTCGGACCTCTTCCCAGTGACCGAACTTTGGAAATACATTTGTCCTCTTAAAGGAATACTTGGaatttggcaatgaggcccttaatctacttcccagagtcagataaacttgtggataccatttttatgtctctgcgtgcagtttgaaggaagttgctaactagcgtagcgctaacgctagttagcattggctcaaaAAACTacttctaacttccttcatactggacacagagacatacagatgGTATCcacgagtagataaagggcctcattgccaaaatcccaaagtatccctttaagctttAGATATTTCACACTGATAATTTCACTGTTGTAAAAACAAAATGTCAGATATTACACACTGATAAAGCTTGTAGTTCTGATAGAAGTAAAAGAGgtgtagacagatggtgtgactaaagaggtgtcagagacagatggtgtgactaaagaggtgtcagtgtagacagatggtgtgactaaagaggtgtcagtagagacagatggtgtgactaaagaggtgtcagtgtagacagatggtgtgactaaagaggtgtcagtgtagacagatggtgtgactaaagaggtgtcagtgtagacagaaggtgtgactaaagaggtgtcagtagagacagatggtgtgactaaagaggtgtcagtagagacagatggtgtgactaaagaggtgtcagtgtagacagatggtgtgactaaagaggtgtcagtagagacagatggtgtgactaaagaggtgtcagtagagacagatggtgtgactaaagaggtgtcagtgtagacagatggtgtgactaaagaggtgtcagtgtagacagatggtgtgactaaagaggtgtcagtatAGACAGATGGTGTcactaaagaggtgtcagtatagacagatggtgtgactaaagaggtgtcagtctagacagatggtgtgactagaggtgtcagtagagacagatggtgtgactaaagaggtgtcagtgtagacagatggtgtgactaaagaggtgtcagtgtagacagatggtgtgactaaagaggtgtcagtgtagacagatggtgtgactaaagaggtgtcagtagagaccgatggtgtgactaaagaggtgtcagtagagacagatggtgtgactaaagaggtgtcagtagagacagatggtgtgactaaagaggtgtcagtgtagacagatggtgtgactagaggtgtcagtagagacagatggtgtgactaaagaggtgtcagtgtagacagatggtgtgactaaagaggtgtcagtgtagacagatggtgtgactaaagaggtgtcagtagagaccgatggtgtgactaaagaggtgtcagtagagacagatggtgtgactaaagaggtgtcagtgtagacagatggtgtgactaaagaggtgtcagtatagacagatggtgtgactaaagaggtgtcagtagagacagatggtgtgactaaagaggtgtcagtgtagacagatggcgtgactaaagaggtgtcagtgtagacagatggtgtgactaaagaggtgtcagtatagacagatggtgtgactaaagaggtgtcagtatagacagatggtgtgactaaagaggtgtcagtgtagacagatggtgtgactaaggaggtgtcagtagagacagatggtgtgactaaagaggtgtcagtgtagacagatggtgtgactagaggtgtcagtagagacagatggtgtgactaaagaggtgtcagtagagacagatggtgtgactaaagaggtgtcagtatagacagatggtgtgactaaagaggtgtcagtagagacagatggtgtgactagaggtgtcagtagagacagatggtgtgactaaagaggtgtcagtgtagacagatggtgtgactagaggtgtcagtagagacagatggtgtgactaaagaggtgtcagtgtagacagaaggtgtgactaaagaggtgtcagtgtagacagatggtgtgactaaagaggtgtcagtagagacagatggtgtgactagaggtgtcagtagagacagaaggtgtgactaaagaggtgtcagtgtagacagaaggtgtgactaaagaggtgtcagtagagacagatggtgtgactaaagaggtgtcagtagagacagatggtgtgactaaagaggtgtcagtgtagacagatggtgtgactaaagaggtgtcagtgtagacagatggtgtgactagaggtgtcagtagagacagatggtgtgactaaag includes:
- the LOC123485217 gene encoding FK506-binding protein 4-like gives rise to the protein EEWEEEEEEEGEDEEEEEEEVGDLLNSVVEEATWDTPHLGMSPNSCHGSEGTPSTPGVLEQHHQEKQKKQGSKRKKGPEQKQPKKEEKPKKEKKPKQKKAKVTHRCFKCGEGFSRIYDMLLHQTIHRWNGHVENQEGSPLLNVWIRSIRCT